The following coding sequences lie in one Primulina huaijiensis isolate GDHJ02 chromosome 2, ASM1229523v2, whole genome shotgun sequence genomic window:
- the LOC140969899 gene encoding nectarin-1-like yields MAAAAAAVVFKVLAIMCVMMVSHRVYADPDMLKDICVADLTSAVKVNGFACKSNATADDFFSAALANPGITNSFGSLVTGANVERIPGLNTLGVSFSRVDYAPGGINPPHTHPRATEIVFVLYGELEVGFITTANVLYTKIIKNGEIFVFPKGLVHFQKNNGVIPAAVIAAFNSQLPGTQSIATTLFGASPPVPDNVLATAFQIDTNEVQMIKSKFAPK; encoded by the exons atggctgctgctgctgctgctgttgtgTTCAAGGTGCTAGCAATCATGTGTGTAATGATGGTAAGCCACAGAGTTTATGCAGATCCAGACATGCTAAAAGATATTTGTGTTGCTGATCTCACTTCAG CAGTAAAAGTCAACGGGTTTGCGTGCAAGTCAAACGCGACGGCGGACGACTTCTTCTCCGCCGCCCTGGCTAATCCCGGCATCACCAACTCCTTCGGCTCACTGGTAACCGGAGCCAACGTAGAGAGAATCCCAGGACTAAACACCCTCGGCGTCTCCTTCTCCCGCGTGGACTACGCCCCCGGCGGCATCAACCCGCCGCACACTCACCCACGAGCCACCGAGATAGTCTTCGTTCTCTACGGCGAGCTGGAAGTCGGCTTCATCACCACCGCCAACGTCCTCTACACTAAGATCATTAAGAATGGCGAGATATTCGTCTTCCCTAAAGGTCTCGTCCACTTCCAGAAGAACAATGGCGTCATCCCGGCGGCCGTGATCGCCGCCTTCAACAGCCAGCTTCCGGGGACTCAGTCCATCGCCACCACATTGTTCGGGGCTTCGCCGCCTGTGCCTGATAATGTTTTGGCGACTGCCTTTCAGATTGACACTAACGAAGTTCAGATGATCAAGTCCAAGTTCGCACCCAaataa